TGTAAAACACCTCGGCGGAAATGTCCGAACGGCGCCCCAGCCTGTACATGATGCCACCGCCAACCTGCCACGTGAAGCCACTGTAGAACCGCGTCTCCGAAATGTCTTGCTCAAAGTTCTGTTCCTTGTTCCATAAGAGCTCGTAGCCCAGGCTGCCGCGCAATAGGTAGGCGTGCATCCTGCTGCCGCGCATCTTCACCAGCAGCTCTGCGAGGAGCGGCACAATCGTGGTGTTGTACTCGACCTCCTTCTGGATGGTGGTCTCACTGACCCCACTTTGATACTCCGTGGTCGCAACCGGGGAGGTCTTGACGTAATGCCTCCGGAACAAGTCCGCAGCAATGCCGATGGACACTGCTTCATCCACCTCGGCGCCCAACGAGGCGCCGATAGAAAAGCCCGACTTGGCGTCTTTGGGGTTGAGAAACCCAACTCGCACTCCCAACTCTTTCTCCCGCTGCGCCGAAGAGGTGACCGGTACCAGCGCGATGCCCAGCACCGCCAGCACGACAGCCGTTGTCCACCTGGGTCTCATGGTATGCTCCTCCTCGCTTGGGTTAAAGCATTACCGAACTCCGTAGAAGGGTACAAATATCCCGCGAAAAAATCAAGGGAAATCAAGGTAATGGCCTTAGCGCCGGCTACGGCTCCACCAGGTGGTTGAGGCCGGCAATCCCCTTGCCCAGCTGCTGGGCATGAGCGATGGCCTTGGTGACGAAGGCTTTGGCGCCGCGCACCGCCTCCGCGAGAGGCTGGCCCTTTGCCAGTCCTGCCGCGATGGCCGCCGAGAACGTGCAGCCGCTGCCGTGGGTGTGAGGATTGGCGAGCCGTTGGCCCTGGAGTTCCAACATGGTGTGTCCATCGAAGA
Above is a genomic segment from Calditrichota bacterium containing:
- a CDS encoding outer membrane beta-barrel protein — encoded protein: MRPRWTTAVVLAVLGIALVPVTSSAQREKELGVRVGFLNPKDAKSGFSIGASLGAEVDEAVSIGIAADLFRRHYVKTSPVATTEYQSGVSETTIQKEVEYNTTIVPLLAELLVKMRGSRMHAYLLRGSLGYELLWNKEQNFEQDISETRFYSGFTWQVGGGIMYRLGRRSDISAEVFYSSAEVSRNRTETPAGLPVWDQVDLSGIGARVTVVMGLW